A genomic segment from Conger conger chromosome 2, fConCon1.1, whole genome shotgun sequence encodes:
- the ndufb8 gene encoding NADH dehydrogenase [ubiquinone] 1 beta subcomplex subunit 8, mitochondrial yields MASLGVPRWARALCKGNRQSITAFLSGARAASGISKDVLPGPYPNTPEERAAAAKKYNMTVDDYEPYPNEGMGYGDYPKLPARSQHERDPWYQWDHPDLRRNWGEPMHWDFDMFIRNRVDTSPSPVDWSTMCKQLFGFVGIMLFLFYLGEKFPAYQPVAPKQYPYKNLYLERGGDPNKEAEEVKHYEI; encoded by the exons ATGGCGTCGCTTGGTGTCCCCCGGTGGGCACGGGCCCTTTGCAAGGGGAATCGACAAAGTATTACAGCATTTTTATCTGGGGCAAGGGCAG CCTCTGGAATCTCGAAAGATGTGTTGCCTGGCCCATACCCCAACACCCCAGAGGAGAGGGCTGCAGCCGCAAAGAAGTACAATATGACAGTGGATGATTACGAGCCGTACCCTAATGAAGGCATGGG TTATGGCGATTACCCGAAGTTGCCAGCAAGATCCCAGCACGAGAGAGATCCTTGGTACCAATGGGACCACCCTGACCTCAGGAGGAACTGGGGAGAGCCG ATGCACTGGGATTTTGACATGTTCATAAGGAACCGTGTGGACACCTCTCCCAGCCCTGTTGACTGGTCAACTATGTGCAAACAACTGTTTGGCTTTGTCGGGATAATGCTGTTTCTGTTCTATCTTGGGGAGAAATTTCCTGCCTACCAGCCTGTG GCTCCTAAACAGTATCCCTACAAAAACCTGTACCTGGAAAGAGGAGGAGACCCTAATAAAGAGGCAGAAGAAGTCAAACATTATGAAATCTGA
- the gpx9 gene encoding glutathione peroxidase 9 codes for MKRGDRVVTTHVPRTKMALSACTEAHSQCPIMAGPSIYDFTVETLEGQTISLSEFRGKILLIVNLATFUGSTIEEYHRMNALMEMYGDLNFTVLGFPCNQFGLQAPEGNHETLNVLRYVRPGGGFVPKFPIFAKIEVNGQHADPLFNYLKESLPYINPVIGDIKKFYWSPINVNDIRWNFEKFLVHADGIPFRRYELHTPITEVEKDIAELL; via the exons ATGAAGAGGGGTGACAGGGTAGTGACTACACATGTTCCACGGACTAAAATGGCTCTATCTGCATGTACGGAAGCCCATTCCCAGTGTCCTATAATGGCGGGCCCATCCATCTATGATTTCACTGTTGAGACCCTTGAAGGTCAGACCATTTCCCTCAGCGAGTTCAGAGGCAAGATACTGCTCATTGTCAACCTGGCCACCTTCTGAGGGTCTACAATAGAGGAG TATCACCGAATGAATGCACTCATGGAAATGTATGGCGATCTAAACTTCACTGTGCTGGGATTCCCCTGTAATCAGTTTGGTCTTCAAGCACCTG AGGGAAATCATGAAACCCTCAATGTTCTGAGGTATGTAAGGCCAGGTGGAGGATTCGTCCCAAAGTTCCCCATATTTGCCAAGATTGAAGTCAATGGACAGCATGCAGATCCTCTCTTCAATTATCTCAAG GAGTCACTGCCTTACATCAACCCAGTTATTGGAGACATAAAGAAATTCTATTGGTCTCCAATAAATGTCAACGACATACGCTGGAACTTTGAGAAATTCCTGGTCCATGCTGATGGCATACCATTCAGGAG ATATGAACTACACACCCCAATCACAGAGGTGGAGAAAGACATAGCAGAGCTTCTGTAG